A window of Malania oleifera isolate guangnan ecotype guangnan chromosome 5, ASM2987363v1, whole genome shotgun sequence contains these coding sequences:
- the LOC131155546 gene encoding putative indole-3-acetic acid-amido synthetase GH3.9 yields MDGKKLEYKGEAALKELEKLTMTAGEVQEDILKEILRRNGETEYLKMYMEGSRDVLDYKRRVPVTNYKTILPYIQRIANGQPHSLITSHPITEMLCSSGTSGGEPKMMPSIAEDLDRRTFIYNLIMPIMNQYVPGLDEGKAMFLYFVKAEMSTPCGLPARTVLTSYYKSKHFKCRSHDPFNDFTSPDQAILCPDTTQSMYCQLLSALLHRHRVLRLGAVFASAFLRAISFLQRNWPHLCADIRRGHLNPSITNPELRSCMASISPDPGLAGEIEAVCGRPSWKGILCRLWPRAKYIEAVVTGSMSQYVPALEYYSAGRLPLVCTMYASSECYFGVNLRPLCEPGEVAFTLLPNMGYFEFLPLGENGTLVMEVEDEEDADEEVDREKLVDLVHVRLGCYYELVITTFAGLYRYRIGDVLQVTGFHNKAPQFRFICRRNVVLSIDTDKTNEEDLHKSITTAKKLLEPYNSLLVEYTSYADTSSMPGHYVLYWEIIHCNNLAVNTTAAVKTLQVDSKVFQECCAAVEEGLDYVYRRCRAHDKSIGPLEIRVVEAGTFETLMDFFISQAGGSINQYKTPRCIKSSTALKLLNGNVKACFFSPRDPTWIPLQDPFN; encoded by the exons ATGGATGGGAAGAAGTTAGAGTACAAAGGAGAGGCGGCATTGAAGGAGCTGGAGAAGCTCACCATGACGGCTGGAGAAGTTCAGGAGGATATCTTGAAGGAGATCTTAAGGCGTAATGGTGAAACTGAGTACTTGAAAATGTACATGGAAGGCTCACGAGATGTGTTGGATTACAAGCGTCGCGTCCCAGTCACCAATTATAAGACCATTCTCCCTTATATTCAGAGAATCGCCAATGGCCAACCCCATTCTCTCATTACCAGTCACCCCATCACCGAAATGCTCTGCAg TTCGGGGACATCGGGTGGAGAGCCTAAGATGATGCCATCAATAGCAGAAGATCTTGACCGCCGAACCTTTATATATAATCTCATCATGCCTATCATGAATCA GTACGTCCCGGGACTGGACGAGGGAAAGGCCATGTTCCTATACTTCGTGAAGGCGGAGATGTCGACGCCGTGCGGGTTGCCGGCCCGAACCGTGCTCACCAGCTACTACAAGAGCAAGCACTTCAAGTGCCGATCCCACGACCCCTTCAACGACTTCACGAGCCCCGACCAGGCCATCCTCTGCCCCGACACTACCCAAAGCATGTACTGCCAGCTCCTCTCCGCTCTCCTCCACCGCCACCGAGTCCTCCGCCTTGGCGCCGTCTTCGCCTCCGCCTTCCTCCGCGCCATCTCCTTCCTCCAGCGCAACTGGCCCCACCTCTGCGCCGACATCCGTCGCGGCCACCTTAACCCCTCCATCACCAACCCCGAATTGCGCTCCTGCATGGCCTCCATCTCGCCGGATCCCGGCCTGGCCGGCGAGATAGAGGCCGTGTGCGGTCGCCCCTCCTGGAAGGGGATTCTGTGCCGCCTCTGGCCGAGGGCGAAGTACATCGAAGCGGTCGTGACGGGGTCGATGTCGCAGTACGTGCCGGCGCTGGAGTACTACAGTGCGGGGAGGTTGCCGCTGGTGTGCACCATGTATGCGTCGTCGGAGTGCTACTTCGGGGTGAACCTGAGACCGCTGTGCGAGCCGGGGGAGGTGGCGTTCACGCTGTTACCAAACATGGGGTATTTTGAGTTTTTGCCGTTGGGGGAGAATGGGACATTGGTGATGGAGGTGGAGGATGAAGAAGATGCAGATGAGGAAGTGGATAGGGAAAAGCTGGTGGACTTGGTGCATGTTAGACTCGGCTGTTACTATGAATTGGTCATTACTACCTTTGCgg GACTATATCGGTATCGCATCGGCGACGTGCTCCAAGTGACTGGATTCCACAACAAAGCCCCACAGTTCAGATTCATATGCAGGAGGAACGTAGTTCTCAGCATCGACACTGACAAAACCAATGAAGAAGACTTGCACAAAAGCATCACAACCGCGAAAAAACTCTTGGAACCCTACAACAGTCTGCTCGTTGAGTACACAAGCTATGCTGATACGTCGTCCATGCCGGGACACTACGTCCTCTACTGGGAGATCATACACTGCAATAATTTGGCAGTAAACACCACAGCGGCGGTGAAAACCCTCCAGGTTGATTCTAAAGTGTTTCAAGAGTGCTGTGCGGCGGTGGAAGAGGGGCTCGACTATGTGTACAGGCGATGCCGGGCACACGATAAGTCAATAGGGCCGCTGGAGATAAGGGTGGTGGAGGCTGGGACGTTCGAGACATTGATGGACTTCTTCATAAGCCAGGCTGGGGGATCAATTAATCAGTACAAAACTCCAAGGTGCATCAAGTCAAGTACTGCCCTTAAACTGCTAAATGGTAACGTGAAAGCCTGCTTCTTTAGCCCTAGGGATCCTACTTGGATCCCTTTGCAGGATCccttcaattaa